The DNA segment CGCCATCGCCGGGATGGCCAGCTCGATCGTGGCGGGGAGGTGTTGGCGGAGATCGAGCAGCACGGGTTGCTTGGTGGAGATCGACGTCCCCATGTCGCCGTGGGTCAGGTTCCAGAGGTAGATGAGGTACTGTTGGTATAACGGTTTGTCGAGGCCCCAGCGGTGCCGAAACGCGGCGACCACGGCGGGATCCGCGGCGGCCTGCTCGCCGACGTTGGCCGTGACCGGGTCCGCCGGCACCGCATGCGAGAGCACGAAACTGACCACCGTGATCCCCGCAAGCATGGGGATCAGGAGCAGGACGCGCCTGAGGATATAGGTCTGGAGATGCACGGTCAGCCCGGGACGGAGCGGCCATCAGGCGGCCAGCGCGTCCGTCCTCGTGGGCGTATCGTCGGCTACCCCTTCTTCACGGTTGTGTAGTCAATGAACCAGGTACTGGCCAGCACGACGCCGCGGAGGGTCGACCGAAAGGCGTAGGGGGCCACCGGCTGGAACATTGGTGCGAATGGGCCGATCTCCGCAATCTTCCGGTTGACCTGCTGGTACAAGGAGACCCGCTTGGCGTTGTCGATCTCGGTCTCCGCCTTTGTCGCCAGGTCCGCCAACGCCTGCGTGTCAGGACTGGCGTCGGCCGGCCAGCCGGCACGCTTGCCCACCGTCCGGCCGGGGACGAAGACCAGGTAGTCGCTGACGTCGGGGTAATCGGCCGCCCAGGCCCAGATACCCAGCTGATCTTTCGCATCGCGGTACTTCTGGAGCGCGATGCTGCTCGGCAGACCATCGAGGGTGATCTGGATGCCTACTTTCGCCAGATCGGCCTGGACTTTTTCCGCGACGATGCCGAACTGGACCCCATAAAACACGTTGCCGGTCGAGAATGACAGCTGCCCCTTTAGGTCGCCAGGGTTCGCATCCTTTAGGAGCTGCTTCGCCCGGTCCAGGTCGGTCTTCACGGCCTCGCTCGATGGGAGCGCGCCCGGGAGGGTGGTGGGGATCACGCCGGCCAGCCGGACGGAGCCCGGGCCGGCCAGGGCGAGAATCCCGTTGTAGTCGAGCGCATAACGGACGGCCTGCTGGACCTTCGGATTGCTGAACGGCCCCCCCACTTGCGGATTATTGTTCATAATGACATACAGCAGGTTGAGCGCCGGCGCGGTCTTGACGGTGACGCCGGGGGTTTGCCGGAGCGACCGCGCTTCGTCGGGACCGATGCCCCAGGCGATTTCGAGATCGCCTCGCTTGAGCATGAGTTCCTCGGTCGCCGGCTCCTTGATGTTGCGCACGACCACCCGGGAAATCGATGGGGCGCCGCGCCAATGGGTCGGGTTCTTGACCAGGACGATCTCCTGGTCCCGCGTTTGGCTCTCCAAAATGTACGGACCGGATCCCGCCGAGTGATCGTTGAGGTAGGCTTCCGCCTTATCCTTCTCCTTCGCATCCGGGCTGGCATCCCCACCATTCTGCGTCACGACTTTGCTGTCGAGGACGCCAAGCACCGGACTGGAGAGAATGGGGAGGATCGCCGGGTGGGGGGCGTCGAGCTGAATCACCACAGAGTAGGGATCGGGCGCGAGCACGTCCTGGACCCCGTTGAGCAAGAACGCCCCGTTGCCCTTGATGTATCGAACGCGGTCGAATGACCACTTGACGTCCGCGCTGGTCAGCGGATTCCCGGTGGCGAACCGGACGTTCCTGCGCAGCGTAAAGGTTAATGTCTTTCCGTCGGGCGAGACCTTCCAGCCGGTCGCCAGCGATGGCTTGGGTGTCGTGAGGTCCGCACCGTCGAAGGTGACGAGGGAGTCGTAGGTGGCGTGGCCGATGTGACTGCTTCCGTTCTCCAGCTGGCGACCGGGGTCAAGGGTTTTGATATCGAAGCTGAAGCCGGTCACGAGAGTGTCGCTTGGGGCCGCGCTGGCCAAGGAGATCCCCAGCGTGCCGCGGGTCAGCCAATAGCCCGCCCCTCCTCCAACCATCCTCATGAGATCCCTACGAGTCACGCGAGTTCTCCCCGAGTTTCTTGCGTCCTCCGTCATGTCGCGCCCCCTCCTACGTCAGCTGCGTGCGTAAGCCTGTTTGTGGCTGCGCGCGGTCGTATCGCCCGTCGGGCGCCGTGCGAAAGGTTTCCGGGCGCCTGCGTGCCAAGGAAAGTCTTGATACTATACTGGCGGATGCAAAAAAACTCCTCCTCCGGGTGAAGAGCCGAATGGTATTCTGAGAAACGACCACACCTACGCAAAAAGCGACAGGATTGTTCGTTATGCCGTCGAAACCAGCCCAGAATCTGCTCGACGCCTTAGGGTCGATGTGTCGCCGCTTCTCACAACACGCGTGTTGCATGCGTCCGGCATACATCAAAACGTTTCCGAAGAGCACGTCGCTGTTGGAAACATTAGCGTGATGACATTCAATGGAGGCAAATGTGAGGGCACCGATTGGCTCGGTCCGGTATCGAACCGTCTGGACTCCCTTCGACGAGGAGATGCGGGAGGCCATGCTCCGGCCGACCCCCGGGCCAATCTACTATGATGGACCCGAGGTCGAGGCGTTCGAGCGTGAAGCGGCCTCATACCTTGGTGTTGCGCATGCGCTCGGGGTTGGGTCCGGAACGGCGGCGCTGTACCTGGCGATGCTCGCCCTTGGCCTCGGCCCAGGCCATGAGGTGATCGTCCCCGCCAACGCCTACCTTGCCCCCGCGGAGTGCACCATCCAGGTCGGAGCGCGACCGGTGTACTGCGATGTCCGCGAGGATACGGCCAACCTCGATGCCTCGACCGTGGGGCCGCTGCTGAGTCGGCGCACGAGGGCGATCGTCGTCGTGCACACATACGGTCATCCCGTAGACATGGATCCGCTCTTGAACTTGGCTCGACGGGAGCGGATCTACGTGATCGAGGACGTGGCGCACGCGCTTGGGGGAACGTACAAGGGACGCATGCTGGGCTCGATCGGCGACGCTGCGGCCGCGAGTTTTGCCCGCAAGGGCGTGACGGTCGCCGGCCAAGGCGGGATGGTGTTCACGGGGGACCAAGAAGTGTATCGTCGGATGGTGCGGCTGCACCGCCACGGTTGGGATCGCGGGGATGCCTACCGAACGGCCGTCCACGCCGTAGGTTTCAACCACACATTGAGCGAGAGCCTCGCGGCGGTGGGCCGCGTCTCCCTGGGTCGCCTCCGAGCCAACAATCGCATGCGTGCGGATAATGCCCGGCGGTACACCGAGGGACTCGGCCGGCGAGGGGTCCCCGTGCGCCCGTTCGCGGTGATGCCGTGGGGGGAGCATGCCTGGCTGCACTACGTCGTGCGGGCGCCCAATCGTGACGCGCTCAGGAGGTTCTTGGGGGAG comes from the bacterium genome and includes:
- a CDS encoding aminotransferase class I/II-fold pyridoxal phosphate-dependent enzyme, with amino-acid sequence MRAPIGSVRYRTVWTPFDEEMREAMLRPTPGPIYYDGPEVEAFEREAASYLGVAHALGVGSGTAALYLAMLALGLGPGHEVIVPANAYLAPAECTIQVGARPVYCDVREDTANLDASTVGPLLSRRTRAIVVVHTYGHPVDMDPLLNLARRERIYVIEDVAHALGGTYKGRMLGSIGDAAAASFARKGVTVAGQGGMVFTGDQEVYRRMVRLHRHGWDRGDAYRTAVHAVGFNHTLSESLAAVGRVSLGRLRANNRMRADNARRYTEGLGRRGVPVRPFAVMPWGEHAWLHYVVRAPNRDALRRFLGERGIEAGIHYRSLVYRTPAYVSRTGEDPGPRPVTDRLVEEILTLPSHPDMGDGVEDVMNEVAEFYAAP
- a CDS encoding ABC transporter substrate-binding protein: MVGGGAGYWLTRGTLGISLASAAPSDTLVTGFSFDIKTLDPGRQLENGSSHIGHATYDSLVTFDGADLTTPKPSLATGWKVSPDGKTLTFTLRRNVRFATGNPLTSADVKWSFDRVRYIKGNGAFLLNGVQDVLAPDPYSVVIQLDAPHPAILPILSSPVLGVLDSKVVTQNGGDASPDAKEKDKAEAYLNDHSAGSGPYILESQTRDQEIVLVKNPTHWRGAPSISRVVVRNIKEPATEELMLKRGDLEIAWGIGPDEARSLRQTPGVTVKTAPALNLLYVIMNNNPQVGGPFSNPKVQQAVRYALDYNGILALAGPGSVRLAGVIPTTLPGALPSSEAVKTDLDRAKQLLKDANPGDLKGQLSFSTGNVFYGVQFGIVAEKVQADLAKVGIQITLDGLPSSIALQKYRDAKDQLGIWAWAADYPDVSDYLVFVPGRTVGKRAGWPADASPDTQALADLATKAETEIDNAKRVSLYQQVNRKIAEIGPFAPMFQPVAPYAFRSTLRGVVLASTWFIDYTTVKKG